The Rhodamnia argentea isolate NSW1041297 chromosome 7, ASM2092103v1, whole genome shotgun sequence genome contains the following window.
gtaaaaAATGCACATTTATTCATATTCTTAATGCATAGGATCACTCTCCTTTTATATATGTTGTAACGTAAGATTTTCCGttatgtttatttcatgaaaaatgaataatctcgaaaatattttgtaaaatataaACGACTATATTGCacacaaaaatgaacaaatgaaaaacatttctcgTTGACAGATATTTTAATCAATACAAGtaattatcttaaaaaaaatattttttaaattattcatttctcGCTAAACAAAAAGAGAACCTTAGTTTTTAATGGATTTCAACTGTATATGTACGCTTTACACGGAAGACAATCCcttcagaaaaataatatgaTTGGCCAAGATCTGTTGGAGGCAACCGACCAGAAGATCTATTAGTTAGCCTCGTTgtagttaaaatttttttaatggtttttggCATCAATACGAGAAGATGATGCAATAACATTAGTAGGAGGTTGTTGAATTACCAGGCACATGAAGAGGAAGAGTGACAGAAAGAAGAGCATCTTGGCCGATTCGTCGAAGCTTCCGGAGATCGAATCCCACGCGAGACTAGCCACGCTCGGTGTCGCaatgaacaagaagaaaaccGGCCGCAGGATCACCGGCAGGCCCTTGTTCCCTGTTAACCTTTGATAGAGCGTGACAAATATCACGAGATAATGCGTCATCCCTAACGAGAACATGCATATCGCGCTCTCCCTCCACCCCATTTGGGCTGCCGCCCTCGCCCCCACCAGGTTCCCAATCACCGACAGTTGAGATGTCGGGTTCGCCACCGTCGATAGGAACCTCTTACCCTTCGTGAACCATTGCCCGTATATCTTAATGTCGAGCGCCACCACCGGTAATGTGAAGATCCACCATAGGACATGGTACGGCAAGGTTTTCTGGGCGATGAAGGGGCATGACTGGAGAAGGAGGAGCCATGAAATCCATGGTGCGAACATGTAGTTCACGCTGACGTGGTGCAAGAACTCGGACTTCACCATATCGAAGTGGAGTAGGCACCTTAGGACGTACGAGAAGGATAGCAGAGCCAACGTGAACAAGGCCAACGACCAGAGCAGCGTGACGGCGGTGGAGGGCATGACATGGAAGATGCCGCGGATGGTACTGTGGGTGTCCGCAATCGGCTCGCCCAGGGTCCTCCACAGCAAGGCCTGGCTACATAAAGACAGGCTTATCCTGAAGTAACCCGCATGGATTTTGGAAACTAACGGCATTAGAGAGCGCTTGATCATCTTCAAAGGGAACGAACAATGCTGCCGAGGTGACATTTGATCCGTGATGATGGACGCCTCGAGCGCGAGCTCGATGACGTGGGATCGATCGACTGTGGACATGGAATTCGATTCGAAAGCCAAACACTTTTGATTATATTCAGCCAAGTGACTCACGCTGCTGCTTCTTAACATGTGTAATGCTCGCCACTTCATGTTTATATAGGAAGTAAGACATTGTCCTGAGGAGAAAAATGGATTTAGGTACATATCACACGTAACAAAGTAATGAAGACAAAAGATACTCACATCGGTAGAATGTCGACGGTGGATGTAGAATGGCAGCTAATTCATACGTATTTGAGGAGCCATTTTGGACTTAAAATTCCTTTTTGTTGACGAACCATGactttgttttgatttttgagcCCTTTACAGCGGGCCAGGAAGGATGAAGGGACGCCCATTCATACGTAATGCTGCTTCTTTTTGACACACTGAGCTAAACGTTCTGTTTCGTTAGGACGAAATGGAGCTCATCGAAGGTGACTCCTCGTTCATCTTGACCAATCCTCCTAactttggaggaagaagaacgaTGGAGCATACACACCTGCTGGGAAAAACACCCATACGATTCCCCGAGCAAACCggcaatttgtgatttttagaatatatattttttaatattcaatgtgggctttattaattgttattgtaaatataaattgatctaataaaaatatataaaagatttcctaattctAATTGGATATAGGACTGGATAGTATGGGCCAAGATAAGCTTTATCTATAATGAAGGGATaaggtttcaatctctataaatagtgcTCAAGTTtctcctctaaaccctaatgttcACATAACCTCACATCAAGAGTCGTCAAAAGTGATACGTGAGGagccgtctcattgaagccggTGATAAAtggggttcatagaggagaagctcttgagcaacgGATCGTCGCAAATTCCTCATCAAGAACGATAGATCCAAAACAAAGTGCGTCAATTCTTCAACTTTATGAATCTgtgattcgtgtatctaaacgtgattaaTTGGGTTGCTGCATAAGGGTATTAATCGCGGCTATCATGTGGTATCGAGCCAACGCGTTTCTAGATCTCGAATTACGTTCCGGTGTATattcgaaattttattttcgtcaaaattgaaagaaaattatatattcgAAATCTACACAACAAGACGAGCAAAACCATATAAAGATCATCACCGGCGACCGCCGGTCGCGCCTCCACGCGCGACCATGCGCCGCCGCCCATCGGGAGCGTGGCAGCCACGCGCTGACCTAGGCCCCACACGTGCGCGGCACATGTAGGGCTGACGTCATCTTGGCCGGGTGTAGATCCGACCCGTAACCCAACCTACTCCGGTTGACCGTTGACTCGGACttcccggtcggaccgggttaaGACCGACCGGGTTCGCCGGTTTGGTTAGGCAAGCTGTCGGACCGGAAAAACCGGTCGGACCGATTTCAGAACCGGCCGAGAAGCGGAACACGTGCTTTGCACGTGTCGGAGCATGGGCCTCACGCGCCGAAGCTTTAGGTGGCGCGCGAGGGAGCGTGAGAGGTCCgattgaggtgttccaagtacCAACATGCTTGTATTCTTATGCTTTACAATTTGGTAtgtttattttacatgtttgatgctTTTATCGATGGAAAATACCTATAGAATCCCAAATACGTGTGTTGTTTGGGGTATTTTTGGCATATTTCAATGTATTTCTATATGGCTTCGTGAAATATAGGTGCAATCTCACATGTAAATACCACATACGGATATGTAGAGCacaatttatcaattacatGTATATAGTTTAACATGTACTGTTGAGTGAATTAGCACGACATgtaattttgtggataattgcCTCCAGTTTCTGAAATTACATGCATACGattaatgtgaaatataaagtttatatcccaatttcagaaaaatcTAATTGGGTTGTGATTGCtaaagtggcacacttgattggaTTTAATAAATAACGGTTTATAAAGTATTGGGATGTATCCCGCTTTAATGCATAGTTATACTCCCAAAGAAAGTAATTGGGTGTTGTTGCATGGAGGGTAGCATGTACAATATATGGTTACGAATTGGTTGGTCTAAGTGctttcatacacccaaaggtggtgattaacgaagattaaaataaattctcatggcCGATGTAATGCAGAGAGTATACAACCGCATATCATGTCTTctgcccaaaggtgattatatgatgatgtatgtaactctcaaggtaaattttcacattatgctaattataaatattgattttttcagtCACCTTTTCTGTGAACGGCAACTCCATAACTATTGAGATTCTTActggttctaattttaagaagtggagagaggattttctgtttGGTATGGAACTAGCGGATGTTCATGTTGCTCTCAATGAGGATATACGGATAGCTCCTACTGATGCTAGTACGGATGCCCAACTAGACAGATGATGGAGGCCTT
Protein-coding sequences here:
- the LOC115729703 gene encoding S-type anion channel SLAH1-like, translated to MSTVDRSHVIELALEASIITDQMSPRQHCSFPLKMIKRSLMPLVSKIHAGYFRISLSLCSQALLWRTLGEPIADTHSTIRGIFHVMPSTAVTLLWSLALFTLALLSFSYVLRCLLHFDMVKSEFLHHVSVNYMFAPWISWLLLLQSCPFIAQKTLPYHVLWWIFTLPVVALDIKIYGQWFTKGKRFLSTVANPTSQLSVIGNLVGARAAAQMGWRESAICMFSLGMTHYLVIFVTLYQRLTGNKGLPVILRPVFFLFIATPSVASLAWDSISGSFDESAKMLFFLSLFLFMCLATRPMLFKKSMRKYNIAWWAYSFPLTVLALASVEYAREVKGGFAHALSLVLSSLSVLILLLLMVLTATSLNLLVPSGQPDDSVSSPMP